The following are from one region of the Acanthopagrus latus isolate v.2019 chromosome 2, fAcaLat1.1, whole genome shotgun sequence genome:
- the LOC119032192 gene encoding von Willebrand factor A domain-containing protein 5A-like isoform X4 — translation MVSRQSTKMDCCGLLTAQKEPVPLKSVEVELQVRDHVATVVSTLNYENKEDKPVEAVFVFPLPGDAAVCHFSATIGQTQIVAEVKEKQQAREEYDDALSSGQQAFLLEESDQSPDIFSLSVGSLPPGESASIRLEYVTELAVQADDGLRFCLPAVLNPRYQPQGSEGASVQVTSVPASLVPYSLSFSARVSSPRPVSKVESNCSLDPLQYLNTEQTQATVKLAAGHKFDRDVEVLIYYKDAHQPTAVVEAGQASAKPGSLMGDPVVMVSLYPEFPQTVMSSLASCGEFVFLLDRSGSMDCPMNNSKRDQTRIGSARDTLLLLLKSLPMGCYFNIYSFGSGYEHIFPKSVEYSQKTMEEALKKVTDMKADLGGTEILKPLQHIHSQPCIPNQPRQVFVFTDGEVGNTKEVINLVKKNSGSHRCFSFGIGEGASSALINGLAKEGGGHAQFITGADRMQPKVMQSLRFALQPAVVDISVTWDLPKGISVTVLSPPITALFQGQRSLVYAQLSGQSSEAAEGCVTVKYSLAGHPSQNQLHFSLTPAQDTGLTVHRLAARTLIRSLEVEGSESRREQDEGVKKKVVELSVQSGVSSTFTAFIAVNKGDGETIQGPLVRRNVPTPRMMACAMPYGARRMYLSASPAMYTSGGGAGIFSKMKKLSGGPAKMSHRPLKRSAIAIASAECWDISPDLEESCSLEQPPRDSLLQLVSLQKASGCWELDPALAAALGKTSEEVENKKPSSVNQEVWATILALIWLHGFKMDAQEEWELLAMKAASWLRAQNAPCVTECVEAGNALLGCNVQKDALGL, via the exons ATGGTTTCCCgtcaga GTACAAAGATGGACTGCTGTGGTCTGCTAACTGCCCAGAAGGAACCAG TTCCTCTGAAGagtgtggaggtggagctgcaggtgagggaCCATGTGGCTACAGTGGTCTCCACCCTGAACTATGAGAACAAGGAGGACAAACCAGTAgaggctgtgtttgtcttccctCTGCCTGGagatgctgctgtctgtcacttCAGTGCTACGATCGGACAGACGCAGATTGTAGCTGAGGTGAAGGAgaaacagcag GCTCGTGAGGAGTACGATGACGCTTTGAGCTCCGGTCAGCAGGCCTTCCTATTGGAGGAGAGTGATCAGAGTCCAGATATCTTCTCTCTGAGTGTGGGCAGCCTGCCTCCAGGAGAGAGCGCCTCCATCAGGCTGGAGTACGTCACTGAGCTGGCTGTGCAGGCTGATGATGGGCTGAGgttttgtctgcctgctgtgcTCAACCCTCGTTACCAACCTCAGG GCAGTGAAGGTGCCAGTGTTCAGGTGACCTCTGTTCCAGCCTCTCTGGTGCcctacagtctgtctttctctgcccGAGTGTCCTCTCCTCGTCCAGTCTCTAAAGTAGAGTCCAACTGTTCCCTGGACCCTCTCCAGTACCTCAACACAGAGCAAACCCAGGCCACG GTCAAGTTGGCTGCAGGACACAAGTTTGACAGAGACGTTGAGGTGCTGATTTATTACAAAGATGCCCACCAGCCCACTGCTGTGGTGGAGGCAGGACAGGCCTCTGCCAAGCCTG gCTCTCTGATGGGTGATCCAGTAGTGATGGTGAGCCTGTACCCTGAGTTCCCCCAGACTGTCATGTCTTCACTGGCCTCCTGTGGAGAGTTTGTGTTCTTACTGGATCGATCTGGAAGTATGGATTGTCCAATGAACAACAGCAAGAGAGACCAGACTCGCATTGGCAGTGCCAGG GatactctgctgctcctgttgaAGAGCTTACCGATGGGCTGCTATTTCAACATCTACAGTTTTGGGTCAGGATATGAACACATCTTCCC TAAGAGTGTGGAGTACAGCCAGAAGACCATGGAGGAGGCTCTGAAGAAAGTTACAGACATGAAAGCTGATCTGGGAGGAACAGAGATCCTGAAGCCCCTCCAACATATTCACAGCCAGCCCTGCATTCCTAATCAGCCGAGacaa GTGTTTGTCTTCACTGATGGAGAGGTGGGGAACACCAAAGAAGTTATCAATCTGGTGAAGAAGAATTCAGGCTCCCACAG GTGTTTCTCTTTTGGGATTGGGGAAGGGGCCAGCTCTGCTCTTATCAACGGGTTGGCCAAGGAAGGAGGAGGTCACGCTCAGTTCATCACAGGGGCTGACAGGATGCAACCCAAA GTGATGCAGTCGCTGAGATTTGCTCTGCAGCCAGCTGTGGTGGACATATCAGTCACATGGGATTTGCCAAAGGGAATCTCTGTCACTGTCCTCTCTCCACCAATCACAGCACTTTtccagggtcaaaggtcactggtttATGCCCAGCTCAGTGGACAG AgttcagaggcagcagagggctgTGTGACGGTGAAGTACAGCCTGGCAGGTCATCCCTCTCAGAACCAGCTCCACTTCAGTCTCACACCTGCACAGGACACTGG ATTAACAGTCCACAGGTTGGCTGCTCGGACTCTGATTCGCTCCCTGGAGGTGGAAGGGAGTGAGAGCAGAAGAGAGCAAGATGAAGgagtgaagaagaaggtggTGGAGCTCAGTGTCCAATCAGGAGTGAGCAGCACCTTCACTGCCTTCATCGCTGTCAACAAAGGGGACGGCGAGACGATTCAAGGACCTCTGGTGCGCAGAAATGTTCCAACACCCA GAATGATGGCCTGTGCTATGCCTTATGGTGCACGGAGGATGTACCTTTCTGCTTCACCCGCAATGTATA CTAGTGGGGGCGGTGCTGGAATTTTTAGTAAGATGAAGAAGCTCTCGGGAGGACCAGCTAAGATGTCTCACCGACCGTTAAAGCGTTCGGCAATAGCAATTGCTTCTG CTGAGTGTTGGGATATATCACCTGACTTGGAGG AAAGCTGCTCACTCGAACAGCCTCCCAGAGACTCTTTGCTGCAGCTGGTCTCCCTCCAGAAGGCGTCTGGCTGCTGGGAGTTGGATCCAGCTCTGGCTGCTGCACTGGGAAAGACCAGCGAGGAGGTGGAGAACAAAAAGCCTTCATCG GTGAACCAGGAAGTGTGGGCCACCATTCTGGCTCTGATCTGGCTTCATGGCTTCAAGATGGATGCTCAGGAAGAGTGGGAGCTTCTGGCTATGAAGGCTGCTTCATGGCTCCGTGCTCAGAACG cgccatgtgtgacagagtgtgtggAGGCTGGAAATGCTCTGTTGGGTTGCAACGTGCAAAAAGACGCCCTGGGGCTCTGA
- the LOC119032192 gene encoding von Willebrand factor A domain-containing protein 5A-like isoform X5, producing the protein MDCCGLLTAQKEPVPLKSVEVELQVRDHVATVVSTLNYENKEDKPVEAVFVFPLPGDAAVCHFSATIGQTQIVAEVKEKQQAREEYDDALSSGQQAFLLEESDQSPDIFSLSVGSLPPGESASIRLEYVTELAVQADDGLRFCLPAVLNPRYQPQGSEGASVQVTSVPASLVPYSLSFSARVSSPRPVSKVESNCSLDPLQYLNTEQTQATVKLAAGHKFDRDVEVLIYYKDAHQPTAVVEAGQASAKPGSLMGDPVVMVSLYPEFPQTVMSSLASCGEFVFLLDRSGSMDCPMNNSKRDQTRIGSARDTLLLLLKSLPMGCYFNIYSFGSGYEHIFPKSVEYSQKTMEEALKKVTDMKADLGGTEILKPLQHIHSQPCIPNQPRQVFVFTDGEVGNTKEVINLVKKNSGSHRCFSFGIGEGASSALINGLAKEGGGHAQFITGADRMQPKVMQSLRFALQPAVVDISVTWDLPKGISVTVLSPPITALFQGQRSLVYAQLSGQSSEAAEGCVTVKYSLAGHPSQNQLHFSLTPAQDTGLTVHRLAARTLIRSLEVEGSESRREQDEGVKKKVVELSVQSGVSSTFTAFIAVNKGDGETIQGPLVRRNVPTPRMMACAMPYGARRMYLSASPAMYTSGGGAGIFSKMKKLSGGPAKMSHRPLKRSAIAIASAECWDISPDLEESCSLEQPPRDSLLQLVSLQKASGCWELDPALAAALGKTSEEVENKKPSSVNQEVWATILALIWLHGFKMDAQEEWELLAMKAASWLRAQNAPCVTECVEAGNALLGCNVQKDALGL; encoded by the exons ATGGACTGCTGTGGTCTGCTAACTGCCCAGAAGGAACCAG TTCCTCTGAAGagtgtggaggtggagctgcaggtgagggaCCATGTGGCTACAGTGGTCTCCACCCTGAACTATGAGAACAAGGAGGACAAACCAGTAgaggctgtgtttgtcttccctCTGCCTGGagatgctgctgtctgtcacttCAGTGCTACGATCGGACAGACGCAGATTGTAGCTGAGGTGAAGGAgaaacagcag GCTCGTGAGGAGTACGATGACGCTTTGAGCTCCGGTCAGCAGGCCTTCCTATTGGAGGAGAGTGATCAGAGTCCAGATATCTTCTCTCTGAGTGTGGGCAGCCTGCCTCCAGGAGAGAGCGCCTCCATCAGGCTGGAGTACGTCACTGAGCTGGCTGTGCAGGCTGATGATGGGCTGAGgttttgtctgcctgctgtgcTCAACCCTCGTTACCAACCTCAGG GCAGTGAAGGTGCCAGTGTTCAGGTGACCTCTGTTCCAGCCTCTCTGGTGCcctacagtctgtctttctctgcccGAGTGTCCTCTCCTCGTCCAGTCTCTAAAGTAGAGTCCAACTGTTCCCTGGACCCTCTCCAGTACCTCAACACAGAGCAAACCCAGGCCACG GTCAAGTTGGCTGCAGGACACAAGTTTGACAGAGACGTTGAGGTGCTGATTTATTACAAAGATGCCCACCAGCCCACTGCTGTGGTGGAGGCAGGACAGGCCTCTGCCAAGCCTG gCTCTCTGATGGGTGATCCAGTAGTGATGGTGAGCCTGTACCCTGAGTTCCCCCAGACTGTCATGTCTTCACTGGCCTCCTGTGGAGAGTTTGTGTTCTTACTGGATCGATCTGGAAGTATGGATTGTCCAATGAACAACAGCAAGAGAGACCAGACTCGCATTGGCAGTGCCAGG GatactctgctgctcctgttgaAGAGCTTACCGATGGGCTGCTATTTCAACATCTACAGTTTTGGGTCAGGATATGAACACATCTTCCC TAAGAGTGTGGAGTACAGCCAGAAGACCATGGAGGAGGCTCTGAAGAAAGTTACAGACATGAAAGCTGATCTGGGAGGAACAGAGATCCTGAAGCCCCTCCAACATATTCACAGCCAGCCCTGCATTCCTAATCAGCCGAGacaa GTGTTTGTCTTCACTGATGGAGAGGTGGGGAACACCAAAGAAGTTATCAATCTGGTGAAGAAGAATTCAGGCTCCCACAG GTGTTTCTCTTTTGGGATTGGGGAAGGGGCCAGCTCTGCTCTTATCAACGGGTTGGCCAAGGAAGGAGGAGGTCACGCTCAGTTCATCACAGGGGCTGACAGGATGCAACCCAAA GTGATGCAGTCGCTGAGATTTGCTCTGCAGCCAGCTGTGGTGGACATATCAGTCACATGGGATTTGCCAAAGGGAATCTCTGTCACTGTCCTCTCTCCACCAATCACAGCACTTTtccagggtcaaaggtcactggtttATGCCCAGCTCAGTGGACAG AgttcagaggcagcagagggctgTGTGACGGTGAAGTACAGCCTGGCAGGTCATCCCTCTCAGAACCAGCTCCACTTCAGTCTCACACCTGCACAGGACACTGG ATTAACAGTCCACAGGTTGGCTGCTCGGACTCTGATTCGCTCCCTGGAGGTGGAAGGGAGTGAGAGCAGAAGAGAGCAAGATGAAGgagtgaagaagaaggtggTGGAGCTCAGTGTCCAATCAGGAGTGAGCAGCACCTTCACTGCCTTCATCGCTGTCAACAAAGGGGACGGCGAGACGATTCAAGGACCTCTGGTGCGCAGAAATGTTCCAACACCCA GAATGATGGCCTGTGCTATGCCTTATGGTGCACGGAGGATGTACCTTTCTGCTTCACCCGCAATGTATA CTAGTGGGGGCGGTGCTGGAATTTTTAGTAAGATGAAGAAGCTCTCGGGAGGACCAGCTAAGATGTCTCACCGACCGTTAAAGCGTTCGGCAATAGCAATTGCTTCTG CTGAGTGTTGGGATATATCACCTGACTTGGAGG AAAGCTGCTCACTCGAACAGCCTCCCAGAGACTCTTTGCTGCAGCTGGTCTCCCTCCAGAAGGCGTCTGGCTGCTGGGAGTTGGATCCAGCTCTGGCTGCTGCACTGGGAAAGACCAGCGAGGAGGTGGAGAACAAAAAGCCTTCATCG GTGAACCAGGAAGTGTGGGCCACCATTCTGGCTCTGATCTGGCTTCATGGCTTCAAGATGGATGCTCAGGAAGAGTGGGAGCTTCTGGCTATGAAGGCTGCTTCATGGCTCCGTGCTCAGAACG cgccatgtgtgacagagtgtgtggAGGCTGGAAATGCTCTGTTGGGTTGCAACGTGCAAAAAGACGCCCTGGGGCTCTGA
- the LOC119032192 gene encoding von Willebrand factor A domain-containing protein 5A-like isoform X1, translating into MIKTQDTRKSCSDWSRKGGVETGESRRNQYLMISTKMDCCGLLTAQKEPVPLKSVEVELQVRDHVATVVSTLNYENKEDKPVEAVFVFPLPGDAAVCHFSATIGQTQIVAEVKEKQQAREEYDDALSSGQQAFLLEESDQSPDIFSLSVGSLPPGESASIRLEYVTELAVQADDGLRFCLPAVLNPRYQPQGSEGASVQVTSVPASLVPYSLSFSARVSSPRPVSKVESNCSLDPLQYLNTEQTQATVKLAAGHKFDRDVEVLIYYKDAHQPTAVVEAGQASAKPGSLMGDPVVMVSLYPEFPQTVMSSLASCGEFVFLLDRSGSMDCPMNNSKRDQTRIGSARDTLLLLLKSLPMGCYFNIYSFGSGYEHIFPKSVEYSQKTMEEALKKVTDMKADLGGTEILKPLQHIHSQPCIPNQPRQVFVFTDGEVGNTKEVINLVKKNSGSHRCFSFGIGEGASSALINGLAKEGGGHAQFITGADRMQPKVMQSLRFALQPAVVDISVTWDLPKGISVTVLSPPITALFQGQRSLVYAQLSGQSSEAAEGCVTVKYSLAGHPSQNQLHFSLTPAQDTGLTVHRLAARTLIRSLEVEGSESRREQDEGVKKKVVELSVQSGVSSTFTAFIAVNKGDGETIQGPLVRRNVPTPRMMACAMPYGARRMYLSASPAMYTSGGGAGIFSKMKKLSGGPAKMSHRPLKRSAIAIASAECWDISPDLEESCSLEQPPRDSLLQLVSLQKASGCWELDPALAAALGKTSEEVENKKPSSVNQEVWATILALIWLHGFKMDAQEEWELLAMKAASWLRAQNAPCVTECVEAGNALLGCNVQKDALGL; encoded by the exons ATGATAAAGACTCAAGACACCAGGAAGAGTTGTTCAGACTGGAGCAGGAAGGGTGGAGTAGAGActggagagagcaggagaaatcAGTATTTAATGATTA GTACAAAGATGGACTGCTGTGGTCTGCTAACTGCCCAGAAGGAACCAG TTCCTCTGAAGagtgtggaggtggagctgcaggtgagggaCCATGTGGCTACAGTGGTCTCCACCCTGAACTATGAGAACAAGGAGGACAAACCAGTAgaggctgtgtttgtcttccctCTGCCTGGagatgctgctgtctgtcacttCAGTGCTACGATCGGACAGACGCAGATTGTAGCTGAGGTGAAGGAgaaacagcag GCTCGTGAGGAGTACGATGACGCTTTGAGCTCCGGTCAGCAGGCCTTCCTATTGGAGGAGAGTGATCAGAGTCCAGATATCTTCTCTCTGAGTGTGGGCAGCCTGCCTCCAGGAGAGAGCGCCTCCATCAGGCTGGAGTACGTCACTGAGCTGGCTGTGCAGGCTGATGATGGGCTGAGgttttgtctgcctgctgtgcTCAACCCTCGTTACCAACCTCAGG GCAGTGAAGGTGCCAGTGTTCAGGTGACCTCTGTTCCAGCCTCTCTGGTGCcctacagtctgtctttctctgcccGAGTGTCCTCTCCTCGTCCAGTCTCTAAAGTAGAGTCCAACTGTTCCCTGGACCCTCTCCAGTACCTCAACACAGAGCAAACCCAGGCCACG GTCAAGTTGGCTGCAGGACACAAGTTTGACAGAGACGTTGAGGTGCTGATTTATTACAAAGATGCCCACCAGCCCACTGCTGTGGTGGAGGCAGGACAGGCCTCTGCCAAGCCTG gCTCTCTGATGGGTGATCCAGTAGTGATGGTGAGCCTGTACCCTGAGTTCCCCCAGACTGTCATGTCTTCACTGGCCTCCTGTGGAGAGTTTGTGTTCTTACTGGATCGATCTGGAAGTATGGATTGTCCAATGAACAACAGCAAGAGAGACCAGACTCGCATTGGCAGTGCCAGG GatactctgctgctcctgttgaAGAGCTTACCGATGGGCTGCTATTTCAACATCTACAGTTTTGGGTCAGGATATGAACACATCTTCCC TAAGAGTGTGGAGTACAGCCAGAAGACCATGGAGGAGGCTCTGAAGAAAGTTACAGACATGAAAGCTGATCTGGGAGGAACAGAGATCCTGAAGCCCCTCCAACATATTCACAGCCAGCCCTGCATTCCTAATCAGCCGAGacaa GTGTTTGTCTTCACTGATGGAGAGGTGGGGAACACCAAAGAAGTTATCAATCTGGTGAAGAAGAATTCAGGCTCCCACAG GTGTTTCTCTTTTGGGATTGGGGAAGGGGCCAGCTCTGCTCTTATCAACGGGTTGGCCAAGGAAGGAGGAGGTCACGCTCAGTTCATCACAGGGGCTGACAGGATGCAACCCAAA GTGATGCAGTCGCTGAGATTTGCTCTGCAGCCAGCTGTGGTGGACATATCAGTCACATGGGATTTGCCAAAGGGAATCTCTGTCACTGTCCTCTCTCCACCAATCACAGCACTTTtccagggtcaaaggtcactggtttATGCCCAGCTCAGTGGACAG AgttcagaggcagcagagggctgTGTGACGGTGAAGTACAGCCTGGCAGGTCATCCCTCTCAGAACCAGCTCCACTTCAGTCTCACACCTGCACAGGACACTGG ATTAACAGTCCACAGGTTGGCTGCTCGGACTCTGATTCGCTCCCTGGAGGTGGAAGGGAGTGAGAGCAGAAGAGAGCAAGATGAAGgagtgaagaagaaggtggTGGAGCTCAGTGTCCAATCAGGAGTGAGCAGCACCTTCACTGCCTTCATCGCTGTCAACAAAGGGGACGGCGAGACGATTCAAGGACCTCTGGTGCGCAGAAATGTTCCAACACCCA GAATGATGGCCTGTGCTATGCCTTATGGTGCACGGAGGATGTACCTTTCTGCTTCACCCGCAATGTATA CTAGTGGGGGCGGTGCTGGAATTTTTAGTAAGATGAAGAAGCTCTCGGGAGGACCAGCTAAGATGTCTCACCGACCGTTAAAGCGTTCGGCAATAGCAATTGCTTCTG CTGAGTGTTGGGATATATCACCTGACTTGGAGG AAAGCTGCTCACTCGAACAGCCTCCCAGAGACTCTTTGCTGCAGCTGGTCTCCCTCCAGAAGGCGTCTGGCTGCTGGGAGTTGGATCCAGCTCTGGCTGCTGCACTGGGAAAGACCAGCGAGGAGGTGGAGAACAAAAAGCCTTCATCG GTGAACCAGGAAGTGTGGGCCACCATTCTGGCTCTGATCTGGCTTCATGGCTTCAAGATGGATGCTCAGGAAGAGTGGGAGCTTCTGGCTATGAAGGCTGCTTCATGGCTCCGTGCTCAGAACG cgccatgtgtgacagagtgtgtggAGGCTGGAAATGCTCTGTTGGGTTGCAACGTGCAAAAAGACGCCCTGGGGCTCTGA